The Metarhizium brunneum chromosome 3, complete sequence DNA window CTGCCCATGGTACTAATCTTACCATCCCAGACGTCTCCGACAGACTGACCAGGAACGGTTTGGTTGGGCGAGGGAACCTTGTGTGTCGCATCCCGCAAGACTTGGTTTAAGAGAGGAGCGGCGGAAGCTCCAAAGGATGGGCCAGATGCGGCGACATCGACGTTGATATAAGCAACATTGGCATCGGAGAGCCAGGGGAGATACTCCTCAACCCATTCGGTGCTGCCGATGAGACCGTATTCTTCGCCATCCCAGCTGCCAAACACAATGGTTCGGAGAGGCTTCCAACCCGCCTCAACAGCCTTGCCAACGCTGCGTACAACTTCGTTCAACACGGCTGAGCCGCTGTTGGGGTccccagcaccaccagcaatCCACGCATCCCTATGGTTGCCCACAACAATAACCTCGTTCGGGATTGTTCCATTGACAACACCAATAACATCCCACTGAGGAGTGGTGACATACTCCTGTTCGTTGTGCAGGTTAAGGAGCACATGTGCGGGAGAAGGCCCAACGTTGTAATCTATGCCCTTGTATCCGAGGCCCAGGTTCCTCGTCCAGTGGTCGCTCAAATCCGAGGCTTTTGGGCCATGTCCATTCAAAGCCTTGAGAATAGGAAGAGCGTCAACATATGAGATGGGAATGGAGGGGATAGATGGTATGCTATCATCGGCGGGCGCTCGTGGAACGCCGGGCTTAGACGGGTAGCCTGGGGTAGTTCTGACGTGAAATTTGTTAGCAGTCGGCCAATCGCGGCAGAGCTCGGTGCAAGCAAGGAACGTACGGGTCACCGGGACGAATGCTCAAGAACTGGACACTCCCGCGCTGAACGCTACTCTCATGTCGAGCGGGACCTTTGGGGTATTGCTCGTATCCATTGGCCTCGGTCTtgtcgccatcgtcaccagGGTCACTGTAAATTACAGTACCAACCATGCCCAGCTCTTGAGCACGCTTCACTTTGAGACCTCGGAAGATGCCGCCATATCGGGCAATTGCAATCTTGCCTTTGAGATTAatgccagcatcaacaagGTCTTGGTAATCCTGGTAGGTTCCGTAGTTGACGTAGACAAACTGACCAGTAACGTTGCCGCTGGCAGAGTACCCGTGAAAGGTGGGAACTCGGGTATCAAGTGCAGTGGTAGGGTCCTCGTCCAGGACCGCCTCGGTCAGAGAAGCATCAAATGTCACAGTCCATGAATTGTCCTTTTCAGACTTCTTCAGCAGAGAGAGGCTGTGGTCAAGGGGGTAATTAATATACACATCGTATTCGGCGATGCTGGCATCGACCCCCCAGCTCTGCCACTTCTCTCTAGTCCAATCGGCCTAGCAGAGGGTTAGCTAATGAATAGCAGGGATGCGGGTTGAGTCAAGAAGCCCTACCTGTGAGAAGTTCTTGCCCGCCAGATGAGGGCCAGAGGTGTAATAGCGGCTCCATTCTTCAGCATGGTCTGCGGTTGGGGTCTCTAAGAGGATCTTCTGGACCTCTTGGTGAGAGAGGCGCTTGCCTTGCTGGTGTGAGTGCGAGTAGTGGCTGTGGTGaccatggtgatggtggtaAGGCCAGATGAGAAAAACGTGGGTAAGGAATGAGGCGAATCCGAGTGCGAGGACACAAGTGCAGGCGATGGTGCAGAACCGCCGGCAAGTGTCATGGCGATATCTCCTCCGGGGCGGCGCAACACGGACCGTCTGGATCAGCGGCGTCGACTCGTTGGCCATCTTTTCAGGCTCAGATGGAAATCTGCAAGATGATGCTTTCAGCGCGGGCCCATGAGATGGAATACAAGCAAATGAAGGCTGAAGTGGTCGAGGTGTGCGGCGTGGCGGACTGTTGGATGGTGGTCATGGGATTGGTTCgccacaacaccaccagtAAAGGGAGCGGGACGCGGGATGGCGGCACGACGATGCGGAGACGGTGATTGGGGGCCAATTGTGAACTTACAACCTGCCCATCGTTGACCAAATGACCCCAATAGTGGTATTTTTCGCAGTGAGCTGTAGATGCAATGGAAGAAATCACGGCCTCTGGCGATGCTGCATGCAGGCCTTGTTGGGGTTGCGGCGGTTGCGGAGGGCTGATGAgctcgacggcttcgatGACGAATTGCAAACCTGCAGGGTTCTAGTAGTTATTCGGCAGATATCGGCCCCTGGTTGGGCGAGAGAGGGCTGCAATGCGGCTGTTGCTTTGTCAACCCCGAATACTGAGACGGGCGAGTTGTCAAGCATTGAATGAATGGTTGAGAAGAGTCGAGATTTGAGACTTCGGGTTGCTGAGACTGGGTTGTTCTGCGACATGCATCGACAGTTGCCGGGTCGCTCCTGCCTGTTTTGTGCCAACCGAGTATCGCCGCCAACTCCGCATTGGTGCTTTCAGACGGGCCAGTCCAACACTTGGGCTCAATCTTGTCGCTGCGGCGTGGGTACCGTACCCAACGACGCAGGATATATTATGATAGTACTCAGCCAACAAGCTAACACTCCGCcatatgtgtgtgtgtgtcgATTCTCATCTCGGCGCAGCCTCACGGCTACCGAATTACACACCATCGCTCcatgccaacttggccgaGGATTTCAACAAAACCACAGCcctcagccatggccatatTAATTATCAACATGCACAACATCAAATACATCCCCACTCCCTTCCACTGAGAAATGGCACATTTGAGATTGCCCGTCTCGGTTGCTCCTCACCCGATGCGGGCTTGATTGCCGCGAGTCCGCCATCCCCGATGCCGGCCGGAATCAGCCCCGCCCGTCACTTTTCATATCACCGCAGGGTCCCAATGCCACAGCTGACAAACTGCCGAGCCCAGTCTTGGTCAAGTTCCTCGGCGTATGCTGTAGCTGAGGTGCAAGTCATCGAGCAACACAACCCGAAATACACATGAAGCCAAGCCAAAGCAAAAACCTGCTAGTCCTTCTTTATACCACCGTCTACTCAAGGACGGAGGGCGGAGTAGACTTTCTTTGCCCGTCGAGCTGTCAGTAAATATCCTGCCGAGGCCTCACAGTTCCAAATCCCCGGGCAATCAATATCCAGAAAAGACCTTTGTCCATTGGGTGTATTTTACCTTCTTTCACCATATGCCATCATAAGTTGTGTCCATCGAGAGCCATAATAGTACATTTTGTACTCAAGTCTCGTCTCAGCAAGTGCAGGTGACCGAGGTCATGTTCCCATCCCACCCAACCGGATGTGCTGGTCCTGCGCCGCCAGTCTGGTCGAAGTTTATAATTGGCGCCGCGGGCCCTTCAATGACATGGGCTTGGTGGGGGACACAAGCGACAGGTCAGACACCATTCGTGGCCCAATCTAGCCGACATGGGTTGTCCTCGTCGGGTTTATTAAGCGTGCCCATAGTGATTCGTCCGTCAGTTGGCAACTTCATTCTCGATTTTTCGTCCTTGACCTCGAGCTTCCTTGCATCATTTGACTAGCTGTGTGTATAAACCGTGCTGTCATCGCTAATTAGTATTATGCGTAACGGTGTCTGCTAGCTGATGGGCAATCAAGATTCAATTTCACGAGTTTCGCCTACCAACAGACTCTTCCTCACTGCGCCGCGACGCCACGAGAAGGGCGGTGCCACTTGTCTTGGGTTCCCAGCACCTCGCACCCAAGAACATGAGTGATGATGACTCGCACGCGCCACCGAGGCCAAAGCTACCGTTGCAGCAGTTGACAATTCTAGGTAAGGCACGACGAGGTAGATTGTGCGTAAGGTCGAAACCCACGCTTTTACCTCGCTTCATATGTTGAGAAGGAAGGACCGAGCGACGCACCTTCCCGCAGACCGGCTTGGACGCTCGACTGGCTGGTGGTGCACCTCACAAACTGCAACACTTTTCTTTCAGCCCATCTCCTTTCCGTTGCTAACAGGTGCCATTGATAGCTGTTGCAAGATTTGCAGAACCCCTCGCCACAACATCTATATATCCATATCTTCCTCAGATGGTCCGCGATTTCGGCgttgaagaagcagaagtcGCAAAATGGGCCGGTCTTACGTCCGCCGTTTTCTCAGTCTTCCAGAGTTTCGCTGCAGTGCCTTGGGGCAAAATAGCAGACTCATGGGGCAGGAAACCAAGTCTGATCACTGGCTTGGTTTGCACCATGGCCTGCTTTGTTGTATGGGGAGTGTCGACCAGCCTGCCCATGGCAATTACCGTGCGTGCCATCCAGGGAGCAAGTAACGGAAATGGTTCGTCTATTCGGGTCTACTGCGTGTCATCCAAAGTTGGGCGTAGCTGACAGTCCTTTTCAGTCGGAATTATTCGAACCATGGTGGCGGAACTTGTGCCCGAGAAAGAGCTCCAGCCAAGAGCATTTTCTATCATGCCGCTTGTTTGGTCATTGGGCTCAGTTGTCGGTCCAGCAtttggcggcttctttgCCGACCCTGCCAAACAGTATCCTTCCGTGTTTGGGGGTGTGTGGTTCTTTGAGAAATTTCCATATGCTCTTCCCAACTTGATTGCtaccgtcttcttcctcataTCTGTCACTAGCGCGACGCTTTTTCTCAAGGTATGTTCTCGGCTTGCCAGTTGCGAAGCCCATGTTCTTTTCAGGTAACCTTCTCACCCCCAGGAAACACTTGCTGCGAAACGAGATGAGCGAGACTGGGGACTGTTATTTGGCAAACGTCTTGGCCGAGCATTGAAGTGGAACAAGAAACAGGACAGGAGACGCAGATCCTTTGTAGATGGCGAGGCAACCGCCCCTCTCATACCCAACCAAATTCGGCACAAGACAGTACACGACTCGTCAACCCCAGGAACCCTAGAGATCTTCACGCAGCAAAGCGTTCTGATTATGCTGGCATACTTCTTCCTTGCCTTCCACTCTGTCGCCTATGATCAAAATGTCACAGTCTTTTTAAACTACCCTGTAAAGGAGCACACTCCGGAAAATACACGACTCCCCTTTTACTTcgatggcggctttggccTGGAGTCGGGGAGGATTGGGACCATCTTCATGCTATATGGGGTCACATGTGGTCTTGTCCAGTTTATCCTCTTTTCGCCCATGGTCACCCGATGGGGTGTTCTGAACTGCTACAAAGCCTGCTGTAAGTTAAAGGGTCTCCCATTTATCTGCAGGCTCATGGCAAATAGACTAACAGCAGTAGGTGTCATCATGCCAATGGTCTACATCCTCACGCCCTATACATCCTTGTTCCCAACCCCCGAAACGCGACTTATGGGCCTTGCCTTTGTCCTGATGCTCAAGGCGTTTTCGATCATCGTTGCTTTCCCCTCTGTCACCATTCTGCTTACTAATTCGGCCAAGTCGCTGAGAATCTTGGGTACTTTGAATGGCTTCGTTACCATGTTCAGTGGCTTCGGCAGAGCTCTAGGCCCTGCCAGCACTGGGCTGGCTTTCACTTGGGGTGCAAAGCATGGATACGTTGTCACAGCATACTTCTTCCTGGCGGTCATAGCTGTTCTAGGAGCCATTCCCGTCTTCTGGGTTGTAGAGGGTAACGGCCCGACCGCATCTGTTGAAAACAGCGATACCGAAGAGAATGAAACTCCCGTTAGCAGCCGCATTCTTGTAGATGAATCTGCGATTGACGACTCTGACGCCGAATCCCACGAGTCGGAACCCTTGCTTGGAAACTCTAAAAAAGGAGCACCCTATGGGGCCGCAAAGATTGGATGCCAAGACTAAGTAGTTGAATATATGGTCGTTAACCTTATTACCAAAAGCACTTGTTTCAACTATATTCAAAAAACATTTTGCAGGCGACAATGTTACGGAGGCAGAGATGACGATGCAGTACGAATCAATATGTCAAGACTTGTGTATACGGCGTTCATATTAAGTTGTAATTTGGATAGACTTGCATACCCTGACCAATAACGTCAGTAAAAAAATTTGTTGAATTCATAAGATGCTTTCAAAGCCTGTGTGACTGACATCGCTGGAAATGCTGCAAATTAAACGATGCTGATCCATACAAAGTGAGAACCACAATTCAAAAACCCAAAACTCCGCATTCATGCCAATTTCCAAATACAGGGCTGGACGCCACGGGGGAGGATACACCCAAGAATGAACCACTCACAGGAAGAGCGTCAAGGAGAGAACAGATAGACTACCTCCGATAGGCTTATCCAGGAACATACTGCAAATTGGCCACATACTGTGAGCCTTCTCCAAAGCCTTCCTGTGTGTTCCAACTCCATTCCTCCTGCACCTCACGTCCTCTTGGGTACGGGGGCTGCAGATAGTCTGCATACTTGTGCGACTGACGCTCACTATTCCGACCCGCTTGTTCAAACTGCACCGCATCGTGGATGTAGTCAAAGCCAAAGGCATGGTCTCCAGAAGAGAAGTCATCACCACGCCAACGAGATAAGTCTGCCTCCATATCCCGTAAGTGAAGGCAATTTTTTCCGGCCCAATCATCAATAATACCTGCAATCTCCCGGAAGCCATCCGTGTGACCTCCATATTGTTTGGCTTTGAGTCCACATGTGACAAACATGAAGCTGTGGATCATTTCGTGCAGGAATGTAGAGATGAGTAGCCGCCGATTGTATTGATTATCCCTGAGTATAGGTGAAGAAAGTACGATCAATGTTTCCCATCCTCCAAGCCTCGCGCTTCGCCGAAGGGCCGTGGTCCCAACTATGTGATTATCGTACTGCTGTGATGTAGAGTGGCTCCAGTCCCAAGCAACTCTGCGTGTAAGGCGGCTAGCAAAGAAAAGCTCGTTGGATGCAGAAAAAATACTTCGCAAAGCGTCGTTGTCCAGTCTGAACTCTGCACCTCGAGATTTTGGGTTGATGAGAGCTTTCAAGATTCGTTCCGGTTGGGAGTCTGGGAATCTGCGATGGTAGTTTGAGATGTGTTGGCGGACGAGTCTTGCCGCTTCAAGATCTTCCAGCAAATGTCCATATCGGTCATGCTCTGCCGAGCTGTCGTGATGGTGTGCCGAGGCATCAGATGATATAGACAAACCAGACTCGGTTCGTTCTAAAGGGACAGGAATGGCGCTTCGATTGTGGAAAGCGTTACAAGCGTCGTCGAAAGCATGTGGTTTCGGCGATGGCGAGAGCGATGGAGTTGATGTTTGCCCGTCATCACCTTCGTGAATCACAAGAAATGCTAATTTCGGTACGGGTACCGACGGCTCCGATTGGGCTACCTGCTCATTGAATGCATATTGATAGCCGCTTTCGTAGGAAGCACTCGTATTCCACTGACGATTGTCGAGTCTGCCATGGATACTGAGATGTTGTTCTTCATGGGTGCCTACATTTATATTGAAATCTCGGCAATCGGCGTCATTGGGAGCAATATATGATCCATCAAGAAGCGGGCTGCGGTGATGTCTTTCTACCACCCAAAAGGACATGCTATTCGGCAAGTTTCAAATATTATACGGGCAAGAATATTTTGTTGTAACAGGACGAGAGACTAGAGGAGATATCCAAAAGAGTGAGAGGCGTTTCAATGATAAATATAGAAGATAATTTCAGATATGGGTTGTTGGCGGCCGATAGCTGTCTTTTGAGCGGTGTACATGGAACATGAAGGTGAGTAAGCTCAACCCGGAAAGCAAGGGAACAGAGAGGGCCCAGGATGCAGAAAGACCAGGCCGGCTGCCGGAGCTGAGCCGTGACGATGGTGGACCAAGCCACTGAGACAGGGCCACCGGGATCAGGGTCTGTGTAACCTGACAGTTCGACGAGtgggcgc harbors:
- the mfsB_3 gene encoding Major facilitator superfamily multidrug transporter mfsB yields the protein MSDDDSHAPPRPKLPLQQLTILAVARFAEPLATTSIYPYLPQMVRDFGVEEAEVAKWAGLTSAVFSVFQSFAAVPWGKIADSWGRKPSLITGLVCTMACFVVWGVSTSLPMAITVRAIQGASNGNVGIIRTMVAELVPEKELQPRAFSIMPLVWSLGSVVGPAFGGFFADPAKQYPSVFGGVWFFEKFPYALPNLIATVFFLISVTSATLFLKETLAAKRDERDWGLLFGKRLGRALKWNKKQDRRRRSFVDGEATAPLIPNQIRHKTVHDSSTPGTLEIFTQQSVLIMLAYFFLAFHSVAYDQNVTVFLNYPVKEHTPENTRLPFYFDGGFGLESGRIGTIFMLYGVTCGLVQFILFSPMVTRWGVLNCYKACCVIMPMVYILTPYTSLFPTPETRLMGLAFVLMLKAFSIIVAFPSVTILLTNSAKSLRILGTLNGFVTMFSGFGRALGPASTGLAFTWGAKHGYVVTAYFFLAVIAVLGAIPVFWVVEGNGPTASVENSDTEENETPVSSRILVDESAIDDSDAESHESEPLLGNSKKGAPYGAAKIGCQD